The Actinomyces sp. oral taxon 414 genome has a segment encoding these proteins:
- a CDS encoding glycogen/starch/alpha-glucan phosphorylase has protein sequence MTQNLISTVPSQVRAVSGHPAGVSTEMEVWQGLSAAVVDAIADDWYATEQRYREGRMEHYFSAEFLMGRALLNNLTNLGLVDQAREAVGAFGQDLTDILEQEPDAALGNGGLGRLAACFLDSCATLELPVTGYGILYRYGLFKQLFSDGFQTEHPDSWMEEGYPFIIRREEAQRIVTYNDLTVRAIPYDMPITGYGTKNVGTLRLWRAESMEDFDYDAFNSQRFTDAIVERERTADISRVLYPNDTTYEGKVLRVRQQYFFCSASLQEIIENYITHHGEDLSGFADYNAIQLNDTHPVLAIPELMRLLMDEHHLGWDTAWDIVTRTFAYTNHTVLAEALETWEISIFDRLFPRIMEIVHEIDRRFRADLAARGVDGGTIDYMAPVAHGRVRMAWIACCASYSINGVAALHTEILKRDTLKDWYAIWPERFNNKTNGVTPRRWLRQCNPRLSALLDEVTGSDAWVKDLTVLADYADAADDAVLDRLAEVKRANKADFAAWVSAREGVEIDPDAIFDVQVKRLHEYKRQLLNALYILDLYFRLKGNPDLEVPKRVFIFGAKAASGYIRAKAIIKLINTIADLVNNDPVVSRTLKVVFVHNYNVSSAEHIIPAADVSEQISMAGKEASGTSNMKFMMNGALTLGTLDGANVEILDAVGADNAYIFGATEDELPGLRRYYDPRVAYESVPGLKRVLDAFIDGTLDDNGTGWFADLRRSLIDSGYEQSDVYYVLGDFAAYRETKDRMAADYADQRAWQRRAWVNITGSGRFSSDRTISDYAREVWKIDPEPIA, from the coding sequence ATGACGCAGAACCTGATCTCCACCGTGCCCTCGCAGGTGCGCGCGGTCTCCGGCCACCCGGCCGGCGTCTCCACCGAGATGGAGGTGTGGCAGGGCCTGTCAGCCGCCGTCGTCGACGCCATCGCGGACGACTGGTACGCCACCGAGCAGCGCTACCGGGAGGGCCGGATGGAGCACTACTTCTCCGCCGAGTTCCTCATGGGGCGCGCCCTGCTCAACAACCTGACCAACCTCGGCCTGGTCGACCAGGCGCGCGAGGCGGTGGGCGCCTTCGGCCAGGACCTCACCGACATCCTTGAGCAGGAGCCCGACGCCGCCCTGGGCAACGGGGGCCTGGGCCGCCTGGCCGCCTGCTTCCTCGACTCGTGCGCCACCCTCGAGCTGCCCGTGACCGGCTACGGCATCCTCTACCGCTACGGCCTGTTCAAGCAGCTCTTCTCCGACGGCTTCCAGACCGAGCACCCCGACTCCTGGATGGAGGAGGGCTACCCCTTCATCATCCGCCGCGAGGAGGCCCAGCGCATCGTCACCTACAACGACCTGACCGTGCGCGCCATCCCCTACGACATGCCCATCACCGGCTACGGCACCAAGAACGTGGGGACCCTGCGCCTGTGGCGGGCCGAGTCCATGGAGGACTTCGACTACGACGCCTTCAACTCCCAGCGCTTCACCGACGCCATCGTCGAGCGCGAGCGCACCGCCGACATCTCCCGGGTCCTGTACCCCAACGACACCACGTACGAGGGCAAGGTCCTGCGCGTGCGCCAGCAGTACTTCTTCTGCTCGGCCTCCCTGCAGGAGATCATCGAGAACTACATCACCCACCACGGCGAGGACCTGTCCGGCTTCGCCGACTACAACGCCATCCAGCTCAACGACACCCACCCGGTGCTGGCCATCCCCGAGCTCATGCGCCTGCTCATGGACGAGCACCACCTGGGCTGGGACACCGCCTGGGACATCGTCACCCGCACCTTCGCCTACACCAACCACACGGTCCTGGCCGAGGCGCTGGAGACCTGGGAGATCTCTATCTTCGACCGCCTCTTCCCGCGCATCATGGAGATCGTCCACGAGATCGACCGCCGCTTCCGCGCCGACCTGGCCGCCCGCGGCGTCGACGGGGGCACGATCGACTACATGGCGCCGGTGGCGCACGGCCGGGTCCGCATGGCCTGGATCGCCTGCTGCGCCTCCTACTCCATCAACGGCGTCGCCGCCCTGCACACCGAGATCCTCAAGCGCGACACCCTCAAGGACTGGTACGCCATCTGGCCCGAGCGCTTCAACAACAAGACCAACGGCGTCACCCCGCGCCGCTGGCTGCGCCAGTGCAACCCGCGCCTGTCGGCCCTGCTGGACGAGGTCACCGGCTCCGACGCCTGGGTCAAGGACCTGACCGTCCTGGCCGACTACGCCGACGCCGCCGACGACGCCGTCCTGGACCGCCTGGCGGAGGTCAAGCGCGCCAACAAGGCCGACTTCGCCGCCTGGGTGTCCGCGCGCGAGGGCGTCGAGATCGACCCGGACGCGATCTTCGACGTCCAGGTCAAGCGCCTGCACGAGTACAAGCGCCAGCTGCTCAACGCCCTGTACATCCTGGACCTGTACTTCCGCCTCAAGGGGAACCCGGACCTGGAGGTGCCGAAGCGGGTCTTCATCTTCGGCGCCAAGGCCGCGTCCGGCTACATCCGGGCCAAGGCGATCATCAAGCTCATCAACACCATCGCCGACCTGGTCAACAACGACCCGGTGGTTTCGCGCACGCTCAAGGTCGTCTTCGTCCACAACTACAACGTCTCCTCGGCCGAGCACATCATCCCGGCGGCCGACGTCTCCGAGCAGATCTCCATGGCCGGCAAGGAGGCCTCGGGCACCTCCAACATGAAGTTCATGATGAACGGGGCGCTCACGCTGGGCACCCTCGACGGCGCCAACGTCGAGATCCTCGACGCCGTGGGCGCGGACAACGCCTACATCTTCGGCGCCACCGAGGACGAGCTGCCCGGCCTGCGCCGGTACTACGATCCCCGGGTCGCCTACGAGTCCGTTCCCGGCCTCAAGCGGGTCCTGGACGCCTTCATCGACGGCACCCTGGACGACAACGGCACCGGCTGGTTCGCGGACCTGCGCCGCAGCCTGATCGACTCCGGCTACGAGCAGTCCGACGTCTACTACGTGCTGGGCGACTTCGCCGCCTACCGCGAGACCAAGGACCGCATGGCCGCCGACTACGCCGACCAGCGCGCCTGGCAGCGCAGGGCGTGGGTCAACATCACCGGCTCGGGGCGCTTCTCCTCCGACCGCACCATCAGCGACTACGCCCGCGAGGTGTGGAAGATCGACCCCGAGCCGATCGCCTGA
- a CDS encoding malate dehydrogenase, with product MANAPVNVTVTGAAGNIGYALLFRIASGALLGPDQRVNLRLLEIPQAVKAAEGTAMELFDSAFPTLGDVDIFDDAKQAFDGANIAFLVGSMPRRAGMERSDLLSANGGIFGPQGEALSAAAQDIKVLVVGNPANTNALIAASHAEDVPASRFTAMTRLDHNRALAQLAAKAGCHVTDIDRVTVWGNHSSTQYPDLTHATVKGAPITDILADRAWVEEDFIPTVAKRGAAIIAARGASSAASAASAAIDHVRDWCLGVKGYSWTSASIMSDGSYGVPEGIISSFPCTSEGGEWKIVQGLEIDEFSRARIDASAAELVEEKNTVKGMGLI from the coding sequence ATGGCCAACGCCCCCGTCAATGTCACCGTCACCGGTGCCGCCGGAAATATCGGCTACGCCCTGCTCTTCCGCATCGCCTCCGGCGCCCTGCTCGGCCCGGACCAGCGCGTCAACCTCCGCCTGCTCGAGATCCCGCAGGCCGTCAAGGCCGCCGAGGGCACCGCCATGGAGCTGTTCGACTCCGCCTTCCCCACGCTGGGCGACGTCGACATCTTCGACGATGCGAAGCAGGCCTTCGACGGCGCCAATATCGCCTTCCTGGTCGGCTCCATGCCGCGCCGGGCCGGCATGGAGCGCTCCGACCTGCTCAGCGCCAACGGCGGCATCTTCGGCCCCCAGGGCGAGGCCCTGAGCGCCGCCGCCCAGGACATCAAGGTCCTGGTCGTGGGCAATCCGGCCAACACCAACGCCCTCATCGCGGCCTCCCACGCCGAGGACGTCCCGGCCTCCCGCTTCACCGCCATGACCCGCCTGGACCACAACCGCGCCCTGGCCCAGCTGGCCGCCAAGGCCGGCTGCCACGTCACCGACATCGACAGGGTCACCGTGTGGGGCAACCACTCCTCCACCCAGTACCCCGACCTGACCCACGCCACCGTCAAGGGCGCGCCGATCACGGACATCCTGGCCGACCGCGCCTGGGTCGAGGAGGACTTCATCCCCACCGTCGCCAAGCGCGGCGCCGCCATTATCGCCGCCCGCGGCGCCTCCTCGGCCGCCTCGGCCGCCTCGGCCGCCATTGATCACGTGCGCGACTGGTGCCTGGGCGTCAAGGGCTACTCCTGGACCTCCGCCTCGATCATGTCCGACGGCTCCTACGGCGTGCCCGAGGGCATTATCTCCTCCTTCCCCTGCACCTCCGAGGGCGGGGAGTGGAAGATCGTCCAGGGCCTGGAGATCGACGAGTTCTCCCGCGCCAGGATCGACGCCTCCGCCGCCGAGCTGGTCGAGGAGAAGAACACGGTCAAGGGGATGGGCCTCATCTGA
- a CDS encoding DivIVA domain-containing protein, with product MADGTEEFAITMRGYDRAQVDQRMEAVRRQLAEARREVAALDQRAMTLAGELADARARLRESDKPTYAGLGSRIEHLLRSAEEQSASMKSKADAEAEALLARARTNASRLTKRSSSEAAALLADARREASELRSRSESESSTILANAQARADELVSAAERKAAQTTAEADSEATGVRATAEREAQLVVTQARKAAAELAVSSEREASEMRASAAAEAENLRRTASEEAQLTLDKARTEADSLRRQAKEESEAVRAETTEMRQKATLEIAAAHEAAAQEDAAAHDATAERIREMNEQAQAQAAEAEARVQEAIERAEAVRNQTDVAAREKTVEAERHAEETLNQAREEADRILEDARTNAEANLAAAARQVKELERQRESVASYLEEMRGVLGGAAPQVAVLSEAISTALNTSDDEAEGGERADDEAEDVETDDEESPAKTDDAQTEVMIGLAKDIKAAGPAPAPPAPPAPARKSASPARRRNTAKTPARQRA from the coding sequence GTGGCAGACGGGACAGAAGAATTCGCCATCACCATGCGCGGCTACGACCGCGCCCAAGTCGATCAGCGCATGGAGGCCGTGCGCCGCCAGCTCGCCGAGGCGCGCCGCGAGGTCGCCGCCCTCGACCAGCGCGCCATGACGCTGGCGGGGGAGCTGGCCGATGCCAGGGCCCGCCTGCGCGAGTCGGACAAGCCCACCTACGCCGGACTGGGCTCGCGCATCGAGCACCTGCTGCGCAGCGCCGAGGAGCAGTCCGCCTCAATGAAGTCCAAGGCCGACGCCGAGGCGGAGGCCCTGCTGGCCCGTGCTCGCACGAATGCCAGCCGACTGACCAAGCGCTCCTCCTCGGAGGCCGCCGCGCTCCTGGCGGATGCCCGCCGCGAGGCTTCCGAGCTGCGCAGTCGCTCCGAGTCGGAGTCCTCGACGATCCTCGCCAACGCGCAGGCCCGCGCCGACGAGCTCGTCTCGGCCGCCGAGCGCAAAGCCGCGCAGACCACCGCGGAGGCGGACTCCGAGGCCACCGGCGTGCGCGCGACCGCGGAGCGCGAGGCCCAGCTCGTCGTCACCCAGGCCCGCAAGGCCGCCGCCGAGCTCGCCGTCTCCTCCGAGCGCGAGGCCTCCGAGATGCGCGCCTCGGCCGCGGCCGAGGCCGAGAACCTGCGGCGCACGGCGAGCGAGGAGGCCCAGCTGACGCTGGACAAGGCCCGCACCGAGGCCGATTCGCTGCGCCGTCAGGCCAAGGAGGAGTCCGAGGCCGTGCGCGCCGAGACCACCGAGATGCGCCAGAAGGCCACGCTGGAGATCGCCGCGGCCCACGAGGCGGCCGCCCAGGAGGACGCCGCGGCCCACGACGCCACCGCCGAGCGCATCCGCGAGATGAACGAGCAGGCCCAGGCCCAGGCGGCCGAGGCCGAGGCCCGGGTCCAGGAGGCCATCGAGCGGGCCGAAGCGGTGCGCAACCAGACCGACGTCGCCGCTCGCGAGAAGACGGTCGAGGCCGAGCGCCACGCCGAGGAGACCCTCAACCAGGCCCGTGAGGAGGCCGACCGGATCCTGGAGGACGCCCGCACCAATGCGGAGGCGAACCTCGCCGCCGCGGCCCGTCAGGTCAAGGAGCTGGAGCGTCAGCGCGAGTCCGTGGCCTCCTACCTGGAGGAGATGCGCGGCGTCCTCGGCGGCGCGGCCCCGCAGGTCGCGGTGCTGTCCGAGGCCATCAGCACCGCGCTCAACACCTCCGACGACGAGGCCGAGGGCGGCGAGCGGGCCGACGACGAGGCCGAGGACGTCGAGACGGACGACGAGGAGTCGCCCGCCAAGACCGACGACGCCCAGACGGAGGTCATGATCGGCCTGGCCAAGGACATCAAGGCCGCCGGACCGGCGCCCGCGCCCCCGGCTCCCCCCGCCCCGGCGAGGAAGTCCGCCTCCCCCGCCAGGAGGCGCAACACCGCGAAGACGCCGGCCAGGCAGCGGGCCTGA
- the glgB gene encoding 1,4-alpha-glucan branching protein GlgB, translating into MTSEPAAEPNSTGATDSPPAPEPVRVEPWVLADVAYARYYNPHEVLGAHLGDSGVTIRTVRHLADAVTVITAEGSFPATHEQDGVWVAVVPGDAIPDYRLDVTYGEETTRVDDPYRFMPTLGEMDIYLISEGRHEELWEVLGSHIKRYSGPMGEVEGTAFAVWAPNARAVRVVGDFNYWDGTATAMRSLGSSGVWELFIPGVGVGTRYKYEICFGDGSWHQKADPLARATEVPPATASVVTDRFHEWGDDEWMAKRAATDPHSGPMSIYEVHIGSWRQGLGYRGLAEELVPYVKEAGFTHVEFLPVAEHPFGGSWGYQVSGYYAPTARFGTPDDFRYLVDQLHQAGIGVILDWVPAHFPKDEWALARFDGTALYEDPDPQRGEHPDWGTYVFNFGRNEVRNFLVANALYWLSEFHADGLRVDAVASMLYLDYSRKEGQWHPNQFGGRENLEAISFLQEATATAYRKNPGTVMAAEESTAWPGVTAPTEYGGLGFGLKWNMGWMNDTLRYLAEEPINRRYHHGELTFSLVYAFSEQFVLPLSHDEVVHGKGSLLSKMPGDHWQELAGLRALYAYQWSHPGKQLLFMGSEFGQGTEWNSDTSLDWWILADDPGHQGLLRLVSDLNALYKDSPALWAEDFSHRGFEWIEAGDGDHNVLSYLRKGTSADGRSDLIVAIINFAGTPHEGYRVGLPFAGGWDEVINTDSPDYGGSGVGNLGHVEAEELPWNGRPASVRLRVPPLGAVFLRPSQD; encoded by the coding sequence ATGACCTCCGAGCCCGCCGCCGAGCCGAACTCCACCGGAGCCACCGACTCCCCTCCCGCCCCCGAACCCGTCAGAGTCGAGCCCTGGGTGCTCGCCGACGTCGCCTACGCGCGGTACTACAACCCGCACGAGGTCCTGGGGGCCCACCTGGGCGACAGCGGCGTGACCATCCGCACCGTCCGCCACCTGGCCGACGCCGTCACCGTGATCACCGCCGAGGGATCCTTCCCGGCCACCCACGAGCAGGACGGCGTGTGGGTGGCGGTGGTGCCCGGAGACGCGATCCCGGACTACCGCCTCGACGTCACCTACGGGGAGGAGACCACCCGCGTCGACGACCCGTACCGCTTCATGCCGACCCTGGGGGAGATGGACATCTACCTCATCTCCGAGGGCCGTCACGAGGAGCTGTGGGAGGTGCTGGGCTCCCACATCAAGCGGTACTCCGGCCCCATGGGCGAGGTGGAGGGCACCGCCTTCGCCGTGTGGGCGCCCAACGCCCGGGCCGTGCGCGTCGTCGGCGACTTCAACTACTGGGACGGCACCGCCACGGCCATGCGCTCGCTGGGCTCCTCGGGCGTGTGGGAGCTGTTCATCCCCGGGGTGGGCGTGGGCACCCGCTACAAGTACGAGATCTGCTTCGGCGACGGCTCCTGGCACCAGAAGGCGGACCCGCTGGCCCGCGCCACCGAGGTGCCCCCGGCCACCGCGAGCGTGGTCACCGACCGCTTCCACGAGTGGGGCGACGACGAGTGGATGGCCAAGCGCGCCGCCACCGACCCGCACTCGGGCCCCATGAGCATCTACGAGGTCCATATCGGCTCGTGGCGCCAGGGCCTGGGCTACCGCGGCCTGGCTGAGGAGCTGGTGCCCTACGTCAAGGAGGCCGGCTTCACCCACGTGGAGTTCCTGCCTGTGGCCGAGCACCCCTTCGGCGGGTCCTGGGGCTACCAGGTCTCGGGCTACTACGCGCCCACGGCCCGCTTCGGCACCCCCGACGACTTCCGCTACCTGGTCGACCAGCTCCACCAGGCGGGCATCGGCGTCATCCTGGACTGGGTGCCGGCGCACTTCCCCAAGGACGAGTGGGCGCTGGCGCGCTTCGACGGCACCGCCCTGTACGAGGACCCGGACCCCCAGCGCGGCGAGCACCCCGACTGGGGCACCTACGTGTTCAACTTCGGTCGCAACGAGGTGCGCAACTTCCTGGTGGCCAACGCCCTGTACTGGCTCAGCGAGTTCCACGCCGACGGCCTGCGCGTGGACGCCGTCGCCTCCATGCTCTACCTGGACTACTCCCGCAAGGAGGGCCAGTGGCACCCCAACCAGTTCGGCGGGCGCGAGAACCTGGAGGCGATCAGCTTCCTCCAGGAGGCCACGGCCACGGCCTACCGGAAGAACCCGGGCACGGTCATGGCCGCCGAGGAGTCCACCGCCTGGCCGGGGGTGACCGCCCCCACCGAGTACGGCGGGCTGGGCTTCGGGCTGAAGTGGAACATGGGGTGGATGAACGACACCCTGCGCTACCTGGCGGAGGAGCCGATCAACCGGCGCTACCACCACGGCGAGCTGACCTTCTCGCTCGTGTACGCCTTCTCCGAGCAGTTCGTCCTGCCGCTGAGCCACGACGAGGTCGTGCACGGCAAGGGCTCCCTGCTGTCCAAGATGCCGGGCGACCACTGGCAGGAGCTGGCCGGGCTGCGCGCCCTGTACGCCTACCAGTGGTCCCACCCGGGCAAGCAGCTGCTGTTCATGGGCAGTGAGTTCGGCCAGGGCACGGAGTGGAACTCCGACACCTCCCTGGACTGGTGGATCCTGGCCGACGACCCGGGCCACCAGGGCCTGCTGCGCCTGGTCAGCGACCTCAACGCTCTGTACAAGGACTCCCCGGCGCTGTGGGCGGAGGACTTCTCCCACCGCGGCTTCGAGTGGATCGAGGCGGGCGACGGCGACCACAACGTCCTGTCCTACCTGCGCAAGGGCACCAGCGCGGACGGGCGCAGCGACCTCATCGTGGCCATCATCAACTTCGCCGGCACCCCGCACGAGGGCTACCGCGTGGGTCTGCCCTTCGCGGGCGGCTGGGACGAGGTCATCAACACCGACTCCCCGGACTACGGGGGCTCGGGCGTGGGCAACCTCGGTCACGTCGAGGCCGAGGAGCTGCCGTGGAACGGCCGCCCGGCCTCGGTGCGGCTGCGCGTGCCCCCGCTGGGCGCGGTCTTCCTGCGCCCCTCGCAGGACTGA
- a CDS encoding DUF3017 domain-containing protein — protein MTQQDQHDRDRADRDRDRAARDRAAADLVAKANKESRVLAWLRPQVHSSANQEPYRMIGVICVGAGLAVVPAMSLLGHRRLSVLWLAALVLVLALVRLQRPDGTWIAARSRPFDVVFGILLAAALAALSFYANLPRAL, from the coding sequence GTGACTCAGCAGGACCAGCACGACCGCGACCGGGCCGACCGGGACCGCGACCGGGCCGCCCGGGACAGGGCCGCCGCCGACCTGGTCGCCAAGGCGAACAAGGAGTCCCGCGTGCTCGCCTGGCTGCGGCCGCAGGTCCACTCCAGCGCCAACCAGGAGCCCTACCGCATGATCGGCGTGATCTGCGTGGGGGCGGGGCTGGCGGTCGTGCCCGCGATGTCCCTGCTGGGGCACCGGCGCCTGTCGGTCCTGTGGCTGGCCGCCCTCGTCCTCGTCCTCGCCCTCGTGCGCCTCCAGCGGCCCGACGGCACCTGGATCGCGGCGCGCAGCCGCCCCTTCGACGTCGTCTTCGGAATCCTCCTGGCCGCCGCCCTGGCCGCCCTGAGCTTCTACGCCAACCTCCCGCGGGCCCTGTAG
- a CDS encoding tetratricopeptide repeat protein, with protein sequence MSMFGAVDLSSLSPRSTSGPAASAGAGAGGTGAAGAGAGEGAVPGSLVVDVKAQNLREVVETSTRVPVVVVLHSPRSQASTDLAERLQTLAQEYAGRFQLGRVDVDTAPEVAQALQATAVPTVVALIAGQPVPLFQGAIPADQLRELLDQLLELAARNGVTGRLSPRAADAEPAEPEETEVERSVREALERGDYAAAEEVYDHAIAQNPADDDLKVARAQIRMLGRMDGKDPHVLLAAADAPGASVEDQLAGADAAVALGDVNVALGRALEAVRSHAGEERETARLRLLELFEVIGTAAPEVVRARRQLAAILF encoded by the coding sequence ATGAGCATGTTCGGCGCCGTCGACCTGTCTTCGCTCTCACCCCGCTCGACGAGCGGGCCCGCGGCATCCGCGGGCGCCGGCGCGGGGGGCACCGGCGCGGCGGGCGCCGGCGCGGGGGAGGGGGCCGTGCCGGGGTCCCTCGTCGTCGACGTCAAAGCCCAGAACCTGCGCGAGGTCGTTGAGACCTCCACGCGGGTGCCCGTGGTGGTCGTCCTCCACTCCCCGCGCTCCCAGGCTTCCACCGACCTGGCCGAGCGGCTTCAGACGCTGGCCCAGGAGTACGCCGGGCGCTTCCAGCTGGGACGGGTGGACGTCGACACCGCCCCCGAGGTCGCCCAGGCGCTCCAGGCCACGGCCGTGCCCACCGTCGTCGCCCTCATCGCCGGACAGCCGGTGCCGCTGTTCCAGGGGGCGATCCCCGCCGACCAGCTGCGGGAGCTGCTCGACCAGCTGCTGGAGCTGGCGGCCCGCAACGGCGTGACCGGGCGACTCTCGCCGCGGGCCGCGGACGCCGAGCCGGCCGAGCCCGAGGAGACCGAGGTCGAGCGCTCCGTCCGCGAGGCCCTCGAGCGCGGTGACTACGCCGCCGCCGAGGAGGTCTACGACCACGCCATCGCCCAGAACCCGGCCGACGACGATCTCAAGGTGGCGCGGGCCCAGATCCGCATGCTCGGGCGCATGGACGGCAAGGACCCCCACGTCCTGCTGGCCGCGGCGGACGCCCCGGGGGCGAGCGTGGAGGACCAGCTCGCCGGGGCCGACGCCGCCGTCGCCCTGGGGGATGTCAATGTCGCGCTGGGCCGCGCCCTGGAGGCGGTGCGCAGCCACGCCGGCGAGGAGAGGGAGACGGCGCGGCTGCGACTGCTCGAACTCTTCGAGGTCATTGGGACCGCCGCCCCCGAGGTCGTCCGCGCCCGCCGTCAGCTCGCCGCCATTCTGTTCTGA
- a CDS encoding dicarboxylate/amino acid:cation symporter has protein sequence MSKRTAAVRRVIAKGGILVWVLVAIILALLLGSVRIGGNPLIPQVAGRVFATFSDLFSQFLSFSIPLIIIGLVTPAIADLGRGAGRWLGITTAIAYASTLFSGFLTYGVCAALFPRLLAGTSLSDVEEPDSALESYFHIEMPAAVPVMTALLLSFVIGIGLSLIPRGVLRKGFIEFRAIITRLIERIIIPLLPLHIFGIFLDLTYTGKAWAVMRTLLRVVVVVLVLEVVILSVQYAVAGAVGRKNPVRALGMMMPAYLTALGTSSSAATIPVTLAQTKRNGVSDAVASFTIPLCATIHLAGSTSKIFAFAFAIVLTQGLGVSAVQWAGFIFMLGITMVAAPGVPGGAIMAATGLLSSMLGFDEKQVGLMIATYIAMDSFGTATNVTGDGAIAIVVDHLAGGRFGVDGDPENARELSFDGMKYLDRVSVEGVVSPEELAASAEAAGPDAAS, from the coding sequence ATGTCGAAGCGCACCGCAGCCGTCCGCAGAGTGATCGCCAAGGGCGGGATCCTCGTGTGGGTCCTCGTCGCGATCATTCTCGCCCTGCTCCTGGGCAGCGTCAGGATCGGCGGGAATCCGCTCATCCCGCAGGTCGCAGGGCGGGTCTTCGCGACCTTCTCCGACCTGTTCAGCCAGTTCCTGTCCTTCTCCATCCCCCTGATCATCATCGGGCTGGTCACCCCCGCCATTGCCGATCTCGGGCGCGGAGCCGGCAGATGGCTCGGCATCACCACAGCGATCGCCTACGCCTCCACCCTCTTCTCCGGCTTCCTCACCTACGGGGTGTGCGCCGCGCTGTTCCCCCGGCTGCTGGCCGGCACGTCGCTGTCCGACGTCGAGGAGCCCGACAGCGCGCTGGAGTCCTACTTCCACATCGAGATGCCCGCCGCGGTCCCGGTCATGACCGCCCTGCTGCTGTCCTTCGTCATCGGCATTGGGCTGTCGCTCATCCCGCGCGGCGTCCTGCGCAAGGGATTCATCGAGTTCCGCGCCATTATCACCCGGCTCATCGAGCGGATCATCATCCCGCTGCTGCCCCTGCACATCTTCGGCATCTTCCTCGACCTCACCTACACCGGCAAGGCCTGGGCCGTTATGCGCACGCTTCTGCGCGTGGTCGTCGTGGTCCTCGTCCTGGAGGTGGTCATCCTCTCCGTCCAGTACGCCGTCGCCGGCGCCGTCGGGCGCAAGAACCCCGTCAGGGCGCTCGGCATGATGATGCCCGCCTACCTCACCGCCCTGGGCACGTCCTCCTCGGCGGCGACGATCCCCGTGACGCTGGCGCAGACGAAGAGGAACGGCGTGTCCGACGCGGTGGCCTCCTTCACCATCCCGCTGTGCGCCACCATCCACCTGGCCGGCTCGACGTCGAAGATCTTCGCCTTCGCCTTCGCCATTGTGCTCACCCAGGGGCTGGGTGTCTCGGCCGTGCAGTGGGCGGGCTTCATCTTCATGCTCGGCATCACCATGGTCGCGGCCCCGGGCGTGCCCGGCGGGGCCATTATGGCGGCCACGGGCCTACTCTCCTCCATGCTCGGTTTCGACGAGAAGCAGGTGGGCCTCATGATCGCCACCTACATCGCCATGGACTCCTTCGGCACGGCCACCAATGTCACCGGCGACGGCGCCATCGCGATCGTCGTCGACCACCTCGCGGGCGGCCGGTTCGGTGTCGACGGCGACCCGGAGAACGCCCGCGAGCTGTCCTTCGACGGGATGAAGTACCTGGACCGTGTCAGCGTCGAGGGCGTGGTCAGCCCCGAGGAGCTGGCCGCCTCCGCCGAGGCCGCCGGGCCCGACGCCGCGAGCTGA